From one Bacteroides intestinalis DSM 17393 genomic stretch:
- a CDS encoding beta-ketoacyl synthase chain length factor: protein MLPVYINHIATIHADTASGESLYLSANEPDYKSIITNAALRRRMSRIIKMGVACGLECISTLPSEKVHAIITATGLGCLADTEKFLNTIIENKEQLLNPTPFIQSTFNTIGAQIALLRQIHAYNMTYVHRGLSFESALLDGMMRIWEGDENVLVGAIDEITPNSHAIQQRLGLLRGIQAGEGAQFFLLGREATESTLAELAGISTFIHANSTQEVAEKVHCFLQSNRLTAGQIDWFVTGKNGNSKEDTLYTDLENDLFPTATCSIFKNECGEYPTASSFALWKVAKTFEENLNPGRTVLIYNHYHSINHSLILIRKRQ from the coding sequence ATGCTACCTGTCTATATCAATCATATTGCTACTATTCACGCGGATACTGCTTCCGGAGAATCCCTTTATTTATCCGCCAACGAACCGGATTACAAGAGTATTATCACAAATGCCGCACTACGGAGGCGTATGAGCCGGATCATCAAAATGGGAGTTGCCTGCGGATTGGAATGTATCAGTACCCTACCTTCCGAAAAAGTACATGCGATCATCACTGCAACCGGACTCGGATGCCTGGCAGATACAGAGAAGTTTCTGAATACAATCATTGAGAATAAAGAACAACTACTGAACCCAACCCCCTTTATCCAGTCAACCTTCAATACCATCGGAGCTCAAATAGCATTACTCCGCCAGATACATGCTTACAACATGACGTATGTACACCGGGGATTGAGTTTCGAAAGTGCACTATTGGACGGTATGATGAGAATCTGGGAAGGTGATGAAAATGTCCTTGTAGGAGCTATTGATGAAATCACCCCTAACAGCCACGCCATACAACAACGTCTGGGACTACTAAGAGGCATACAAGCAGGCGAAGGTGCCCAGTTCTTCCTGCTGGGACGAGAAGCCACCGAATCCACATTAGCAGAACTTGCCGGTATATCGACTTTTATTCATGCGAACAGTACGCAGGAAGTAGCCGAAAAGGTTCATTGCTTTTTGCAAAGCAACCGATTAACTGCCGGACAAATCGATTGGTTTGTTACCGGTAAGAATGGAAACTCAAAAGAAGATACCCTGTATACTGATTTAGAAAACGACTTGTTCCCCACAGCAACATGCAGCATCTTTAAGAATGAATGTGGTGAATATCCTACGGCATCTTCCTTTGCTTTATGGAAAGTGGCTAAAACTTTTGAAGAGAATCTAAATCCGGGACGGACAGTTCTGATATATAATCATTATCACTCCATTAACCATTCACTTATTTTAATCCGGAAAAGACAATGA
- a CDS encoding polysaccharide deacetylase family protein, translated as MIVEILITLLIIFLVYASCNIRSNIYLKVFCKKQTEDKIVAITFDDGPDPVQTPKVLQVLKEQQIPACFFCIGHKVQENEELIRQIINEGHLIGNHSFTHTNHFPLYSLSRMKKDLQACQFALERVTSQKIKLFRSPFGVTNPTIAKAVRILGYTPVGWNIRTLDTLQPSKEKVLKRIQKRLRPGSIILLHDRMPDSDLLLKEILNLIKEQGYTVVRLDSML; from the coding sequence ATGATAGTAGAAATCCTGATCACATTACTGATTATCTTTCTCGTCTACGCATCTTGCAACATCCGTTCTAACATCTATCTCAAGGTATTTTGCAAGAAACAGACTGAAGATAAAATTGTAGCTATCACCTTTGATGATGGACCGGACCCGGTACAAACCCCCAAAGTATTACAAGTACTCAAAGAACAACAAATACCGGCTTGTTTCTTCTGCATCGGTCACAAAGTACAAGAGAATGAAGAGTTGATCCGACAAATCATCAACGAAGGACATCTGATTGGTAATCATTCCTTTACCCATACCAATCATTTTCCCTTGTACAGTCTGTCGCGGATGAAAAAAGACTTGCAAGCTTGCCAGTTTGCATTAGAACGAGTAACTTCGCAGAAAATCAAGTTATTCCGCTCACCGTTTGGAGTCACAAATCCTACTATAGCAAAAGCTGTCCGCATATTGGGATACACTCCTGTTGGCTGGAATATCAGAACACTCGATACACTGCAACCTTCCAAAGAGAAGGTTTTGAAGCGTATTCAGAAAAGGTTACGCCCCGGTTCTATCATCCTTCTACACGATCGGATGCCGGACAGTGACCTGTTATTAAAAGAGATACTTAACTTAATTAAAGAACAGGGATATACAGTTGTCCGTCTGGACAGCATGTTGTAA